A region from the Polaribacter sp. Hel1_33_78 genome encodes:
- a CDS encoding Ig-like domain-containing protein: protein MNKKINFVFLDDLLNKHLLSVLFVTLLSLKSFAQTNTVTYFEDFDSSGIPTDLPANGYWTFHNEIDPTQTSWEDFIPGDGFAYITVDANTSNDNDPNGIYPFQTLEFGGVGENHRLEVRMKGAVVDGGLVSFLFTYKQEGSIFNEVDLELVADDAATASHNTLPSDGGWTEARFNTWRNANENTSVPFTGTKKAVVNQQNEKISLIDGEFHTYAIDWRSDRIDFFIDDILQESINTDVATGVSEVIIGFRDLPWAGDFNWSGTHTLEVDYLKIEPLEPATVAQNDSFTVNEDTESDLDVLANDVANATITSYDAFSAEGYPVSQTASILTYIPSGGFVGIDSFTYSIEDENGDSSTATVTVTIEPVESVNGVPYAKADAITVAQNTTTILDVLADNGSEADYFGTDGAFDNGLTLFDGTLSGVSEQGTITVDTKSTDSPLDDRIIYTPNNGFIGVDHFYYSITDASGDTAIAQVTITVTEINTPTAQDDAATVAHGVTIPIDVLSNDSFGLDGQATNDALTINVATNINGATIAVNAGKIDYTPASNYIGIDIFTYIITDGSGDTTTADVTITVTGAAVVDEPNVLSAKRDEVSVAQNSTDNEIAVLLDNGFDIDSFGLDGAIDNGLTFLDGTLTGLSEQGTIIVDTNSSDSPLDDVIVYTPNTGFVGVDHFYYMITDTTGASSIAQVAITVTEIDTPTAQEDEVSVLQDSGVTSIAVLSNDSFGSDGRNETKFLEIDLSYSSANLASGIVVNGDNVDYTAADGFTGQETFRYTIYDFDGQSKSAIVTITVGALSTNDSPKAQDDAVIFAQDSSENIINILDDNGSGADNYGLGAAHPSHPISLVAFYSKEGGALELDGTTVKYTPRTGYVGEDTFDYLITDENGVSDRATVTINVTGSVANGLTAVADEVAAVEGVTRTINVLANDVFGTAFLETVVISNESGEVTITVNSDNTLEYTYTVAPGATFTGTTDTFNYTIIDASTANESTATVTVTIQAADAVNGVPEAKGDELEAVQNTISKLFVLADNGFGPDEFGTDGPHSAPLSFINGLSSGKSVKQIESDEASVNNLEVKVDAGVFYIEYTPVAGFTGEDSFYYMITDASGDNSLAQVFVTVTEIDTPTAQEDEVSVLQDSGVTSIAVLSNDSFGSDGRNETKFLEIDLSYSSANLASGIVVNGDNVDYTAADGFTGQETFRYTIYDFDGQSKSAIVTITVGALSTNDSPKAQDDAVIFAQDSSENIINILDDNGSGADNYGLGAAHPSHPISLVAFYSKEGGALELDGTTVKYTPRTGYVGEDTFDYLITDENGVSDRATVTINVTGSVANGLTAVADEVAAVEGVTRTINVLANDVFGTAFLEAVVITNESNEVTITVNSDNTLEYTYTVAPGATFTGTTDTFNYTIKEDGTTNESTTTVTVTIQAADAVNGVPEAKGDTFSVVQGIMSSLAVLADNGSGVDNFGSDGENTTNPLRLFNGTTEGKSVKQIEREAQGSSAFNNLVVNSGKIEYTPVAAFIGEDSFYYKIVDASGDESIAQVTINVTSSKSSGIVTTDAVIKDLQVYPNPSKGAFKVLVYSEKAEQASVLLFDVTGKVVYNKKQLLSAGNNTMNLHVNVQTGILFLKVYTDNTNFGTKKILFE, encoded by the coding sequence TATATAACTGTGGATGCAAATACGTCCAATGATAATGATCCAAATGGTATTTATCCATTTCAAACTCTGGAATTTGGAGGGGTTGGTGAAAATCATCGTCTCGAAGTAAGAATGAAAGGGGCGGTTGTTGATGGTGGTTTAGTTTCATTCCTTTTTACCTACAAACAAGAAGGTTCAATATTTAATGAAGTAGATCTTGAATTAGTCGCAGATGATGCTGCTACAGCTTCGCATAATACCTTACCTTCAGATGGAGGGTGGACAGAGGCAAGGTTTAATACATGGAGAAATGCTAATGAGAATACAAGTGTTCCTTTTACAGGAACTAAAAAGGCTGTTGTAAATCAACAAAACGAAAAAATATCTCTTATTGATGGTGAATTTCATACTTATGCAATAGATTGGAGATCAGATAGAATAGATTTTTTTATAGATGATATTTTACAAGAATCAATTAATACAGACGTTGCTACAGGAGTATCAGAAGTTATTATTGGTTTTAGAGATCTACCTTGGGCAGGTGATTTTAATTGGAGTGGCACACATACCTTGGAGGTTGATTATCTAAAAATAGAGCCTTTAGAACCTGCAACAGTAGCGCAAAATGATTCTTTTACAGTGAATGAAGATACAGAATCAGATTTAGATGTATTAGCTAACGATGTAGCAAATGCAACTATAACGTCTTATGATGCCTTCAGTGCAGAAGGATATCCAGTTTCCCAAACAGCTTCAATATTAACTTATATTCCATCAGGAGGATTTGTAGGAATAGATAGTTTTACGTATTCAATTGAGGATGAAAATGGAGATTCATCTACAGCAACGGTAACAGTAACAATTGAACCGGTAGAATCAGTAAATGGAGTACCATATGCAAAAGCAGATGCAATAACAGTTGCTCAAAACACTACCACTATTTTAGACGTATTAGCAGATAATGGATCTGAAGCGGATTACTTTGGAACAGATGGTGCGTTTGATAATGGATTAACCTTATTTGATGGAACACTATCAGGAGTTAGCGAGCAAGGAACTATTACCGTAGATACTAAAAGCACAGACAGTCCATTAGATGATAGAATTATTTACACACCTAATAATGGTTTTATAGGAGTAGATCACTTTTATTACAGTATTACGGATGCAAGCGGAGATACTGCAATCGCTCAAGTAACAATTACGGTAACAGAAATAAATACACCAACAGCACAGGATGATGCTGCAACCGTAGCACATGGTGTAACAATACCAATAGACGTTTTATCCAATGATAGTTTTGGGTTAGATGGTCAGGCAACAAATGATGCATTAACAATTAATGTAGCTACTAATATAAATGGAGCAACCATCGCTGTAAATGCTGGTAAAATAGACTATACTCCCGCAAGTAACTATATTGGAATAGACATATTTACGTATATAATTACAGATGGAAGTGGTGATACAACAACAGCAGATGTAACAATAACGGTAACCGGAGCAGCTGTAGTTGACGAACCTAATGTATTGTCAGCAAAACGTGATGAAGTAAGTGTAGCACAAAATAGTACAGATAATGAAATAGCTGTTTTATTAGACAACGGATTTGACATAGATAGCTTTGGATTAGATGGAGCAATAGATAATGGCTTAACATTTTTAGATGGAACGCTAACCGGCCTAAGTGAACAAGGAACAATCATTGTAGATACTAATTCTTCAGATAGTCCATTAGATGATGTAATTGTTTACACACCAAATACAGGTTTTGTAGGAGTAGATCATTTTTATTATATGATTACAGATACAACAGGAGCTTCTTCCATAGCACAAGTAGCAATCACGGTAACAGAAATAGATACACCAACAGCGCAAGAAGATGAAGTATCAGTATTACAAGATAGTGGCGTAACTTCTATAGCAGTATTATCTAATGATAGTTTTGGATCAGATGGAAGAAATGAAACAAAGTTTTTAGAAATTGATTTATCTTATTCTAGTGCAAATTTAGCATCAGGGATAGTTGTTAATGGTGATAACGTAGATTACACAGCAGCAGACGGTTTTACAGGACAAGAGACATTTAGGTATACTATTTATGATTTTGATGGACAATCTAAATCTGCAATAGTAACAATAACAGTAGGTGCTTTAAGTACCAATGATTCACCAAAAGCACAGGATGACGCAGTTATATTTGCACAAGATAGTTCAGAGAATATTATCAATATTTTAGATGATAATGGATCTGGAGCAGATAATTACGGATTAGGTGCTGCACATCCAAGCCATCCAATATCACTTGTAGCATTTTATTCAAAAGAGGGAGGGGCGTTAGAATTAGACGGAACAACTGTAAAATATACACCAAGAACAGGTTATGTTGGAGAAGATACTTTTGATTATTTGATTACAGACGAAAATGGAGTTTCTGACAGAGCTACTGTAACAATTAATGTAACTGGTTCAGTAGCAAATGGTCTTACGGCAGTAGCTGATGAAGTAGCAGCTGTAGAAGGTGTTACAAGAACTATAAATGTATTAGCAAATGATGTTTTCGGAACAGCATTTTTAGAAACGGTAGTGATTAGTAATGAATCTGGTGAAGTAACCATCACTGTAAATTCTGATAATACTTTAGAATATACATATACAGTTGCACCAGGAGCAACTTTTACAGGAACAACAGATACTTTTAACTACACTATTATTGATGCCAGTACTGCTAATGAATCAACAGCTACCGTAACGGTAACGATTCAAGCAGCAGATGCAGTAAATGGCGTACCAGAAGCAAAAGGGGATGAATTGGAAGCAGTTCAAAACACAATAAGTAAATTATTTGTATTAGCAGATAATGGATTTGGACCAGATGAATTTGGTACAGATGGTCCTCATAGTGCACCATTATCGTTTATCAATGGATTATCGTCTGGAAAAAGTGTTAAACAAATAGAAAGCGACGAAGCTTCAGTAAACAATCTTGAAGTTAAGGTGGATGCTGGAGTTTTCTATATTGAGTACACACCAGTAGCAGGTTTTACAGGAGAAGATAGTTTCTATTACATGATTACAGATGCAAGCGGAGATAATTCTCTAGCACAAGTATTTGTAACGGTAACAGAAATAGATACACCAACAGCGCAAGAAGATGAAGTATCAGTATTACAGGATAGTGGCGTAACTTCTATAGCAGTATTATCTAATGATAGTTTTGGATCAGATGGAAGAAATGAAACAAAGTTTTTAGAAATTGATTTATCTTATTCTAGTGCAAATTTAGCATCAGGGATAGTTGTTAATGGTGATAACGTAGATTACACAGCAGCAGACGGTTTTACAGGACAAGAGACATTTAGGTATACTATTTATGATTTTGATGGACAATCTAAATCTGCAATAGTAACAATAACAGTAGGTGCTTTAAGTACCAATGATTCACCAAAAGCACAGGATGACGCAGTTATATTTGCACAAGATAGTTCAGAGAATATTATCAATATTTTAGATGATAATGGATCTGGAGCAGATAATTACGGATTAGGTGCTGCACATCCAAGCCATCCAATATCACTTGTAGCATTTTATTCAAAAGAGGGAGGGGCGTTAGAATTAGACGGAACAACTGTAAAATATACACCAAGAACAGGTTATGTTGGAGAAGATACTTTTGATTATTTGATTACAGACGAAAATGGAGTTTCTGACAGAGCTACTGTAACAATTAATGTAACTGGTTCAGTAGCAAATGGTCTTACGGCAGTAGCTGATGAAGTAGCAGCTGTAGAAGGTGTTACAAGAACTATAAATGTATTAGCAAATGATGTTTTCGGAACAGCATTTTTAGAAGCGGTAGTGATTACTAATGAATCTAATGAAGTAACCATCACTGTAAATTCTGATAATACTTTAGAATATACATATACAGTTGCACCAGGAGCAACTTTTACAGGAACAACAGATACTTTTAACTACACTATTAAGGAGGACGGTACTACTAATGAATCAACAACTACCGTAACGGTAACGATTCAAGCAGCAGATGCAGTAAATGGCGTACCAGAAGCAAAAGGGGATACATTTTCAGTAGTTCAAGGAATAATGAGTTCATTAGCTGTATTAGCTGATAATGGATCAGGAGTAGATAATTTTGGTTCAGATGGAGAAAATACAACAAACCCATTAAGGCTTTTTAATGGAACAACAGAAGGTAAAAGTGTTAAACAAATAGAAAGAGAAGCTCAGGGAAGCAGTGCATTTAACAATCTTGTAGTTAATTCAGGTAAGATTGAGTACACACCGGTAGCAGCTTTTATAGGAGAAGATAGTTTTTATTATAAGATTGTAGATGCAAGTGGAGACGAATCAATAGCACAAGTAACCATTAATGTTACTTCTTCAAAGTCTTCAGGGATTGTAACTACTGACGCAGTAATCAAAGACCTTCAAGTATATCCTAATCCGTCAAAAGGTGCTTTTAAAGTATTAGTTTATAGTGAAAAGGCAGAACAAGCTTCTGTACTATTATTTGATGTTACTGGTAAAGTGGTGTATAACAAGAAACAATTACTTTCTGCAGGGAACAATACAATGAACTTACATGTAAATGTGCAAACAGGTATTTTGTTTTTAAAGGTGTATACAGATAACACCAACTTTGGAACTAAAAAGATTTTATTTGAATAG
- a CDS encoding YifB family Mg chelatase-like AAA ATPase, with protein sequence MLVKVYGSAVFGIEATTITVEVNIDKGIGYHLVGLPDNAVRESSYRISAALSNNDYKLPGKKIIINMAPADIRKEGASYDLTLAIGILAASNQIKFNNINDYIIMGELSLDGSLQPIRGALPIAIKAREEGFKYLILPKENAKEAAIVDNLIVLGVENILEVINHFNGDKKIEPTIVDTRAEFYKNIDFPEFDFSDVKGQESIKRCMEIAAAGGHNIILIGPPGSGKTMLAKRLPSILPPMTLHEALETTKIHSVVGKTKNNGLMFQRPFRSPHHTISNVALVGGGQYPKPGEISLSHNGVLFLDELPEFKRDVLEVMRQPLEDRDVTISRAKFTVTYPCSFMLVASMNPSPSGYFNDPNSPMTSSPQEMQRYLSKISGPLLDRIDIHIEVTPVPFAKLSEERKGESSVAIRKRVTASRELQSERFKDFENVHYNAQMSVKQIRAYCKLSEESLTLLKTAMEKLNLSARAYDRILKVSRTIADLANEKDISPNHIAEAIQYRSLDREGWLG encoded by the coding sequence ATGCTAGTTAAAGTCTATGGCTCTGCCGTATTTGGTATTGAAGCCACCACAATTACGGTTGAAGTAAATATCGACAAAGGAATAGGATATCATTTAGTTGGTCTGCCAGACAATGCTGTCCGTGAGAGTTCTTATAGAATTTCTGCTGCTCTAAGTAATAATGACTACAAACTTCCTGGTAAGAAAATTATTATAAATATGGCGCCTGCCGATATCAGAAAAGAAGGTGCTTCTTATGATTTAACACTTGCTATTGGAATTCTTGCTGCCTCAAATCAAATAAAATTTAACAATATTAACGACTACATTATTATGGGCGAACTTTCTTTAGACGGAAGTTTACAGCCTATAAGAGGTGCTTTACCCATCGCCATTAAAGCCCGAGAAGAAGGATTTAAATATTTAATTCTTCCTAAAGAAAATGCCAAAGAAGCGGCAATCGTAGATAATCTAATAGTTTTAGGCGTAGAAAATATCTTAGAAGTAATCAACCATTTTAACGGTGATAAAAAAATTGAACCTACTATTGTAGATACGAGAGCAGAATTCTATAAAAATATTGATTTTCCTGAATTTGATTTTTCTGACGTAAAAGGACAAGAATCTATAAAACGATGTATGGAAATCGCTGCAGCTGGCGGGCATAATATTATTTTAATTGGGCCTCCAGGATCAGGAAAAACAATGTTAGCAAAAAGATTACCATCCATTTTACCACCAATGACTTTGCATGAAGCACTAGAAACCACAAAAATTCATTCTGTAGTTGGTAAAACAAAGAATAATGGCTTAATGTTTCAAAGACCATTTAGAAGCCCACACCACACTATATCAAATGTTGCCCTTGTTGGTGGTGGTCAATACCCAAAACCAGGAGAAATTTCACTTTCACACAACGGTGTATTATTTTTGGATGAATTACCAGAATTTAAAAGAGATGTTTTAGAAGTAATGCGTCAACCTTTAGAGGACAGGGATGTGACCATTTCTAGAGCAAAATTTACAGTAACCTATCCGTGTAGCTTTATGCTGGTAGCAAGCATGAATCCCAGTCCATCAGGCTATTTTAACGATCCAAATTCGCCAATGACTTCTTCCCCACAAGAAATGCAGCGATATTTAAGTAAAATCTCTGGACCTTTATTAGACAGAATCGATATTCATATTGAAGTTACTCCTGTTCCTTTTGCTAAATTATCAGAAGAAAGAAAAGGAGAATCTAGTGTAGCCATCAGAAAACGAGTAACTGCCTCAAGAGAACTTCAATCTGAACGTTTTAAAGATTTTGAAAACGTGCATTATAATGCTCAAATGAGTGTAAAACAAATTCGTGCGTATTGTAAATTATCAGAAGAAAGTTTAACCCTTTTGAAAACGGCGATGGAAAAATTAAATCTTTCTGCAAGAGCCTATGACCGAATTTTAAAAGTTTCTAGAACTATTGCAGATTTGGCAAATGAAAAAGATATTTCTCCAAATCATATTGCAGAAGCTATACAATACAGAAGTTTAGACAGAGAGGGTTGGTTGGGGTAG
- a CDS encoding phosphoenolpyruvate carboxylase, producing the protein MARLPKLTRFNDNVLSKYQIYNSIFMTLPFDTISNTGVLLPLFHEICKNGFDNGNNPTEIVDLFFQKYQENPSDQNKKDLLFLFIQYIERQVVLFDAIEDAAFPIVNNMDGIGTLRNSKEIAILNEKKEELKKHLEDFKVRIVLTAHPTQFYPGSVLGIITDLDKAIQNDDLLLIKKLLAQLGKTPFYKKAKPTPYDEAISLIWYLENVFYHSISKIYNYVQQHIYDGEPLENEIIDLGFWPGGDRDGNPFVTTKITLDVAERLRQSILRSYYGDVKRLKRRFTFDGVQEILAKVEKRLYKHVVRSYKKVNFSQKILLSELEAAREIVKTKHNSLFIEELNDFINKVRIFGFHFATLDIRQDSRVHHKAFTQIVDDLAADGDTTFPKNYHHLSEDEQILILSLVKGNIDPKILSDEMSVKTIESIYALKTIQARNGERGANRYIISNNQSALNVMQTFAMLNLCGFENELPVDVIPLFETVDDLENSSDVMRTLYSNQAYRYHLTKRKNKQTIMLGFSDGTKDGGYLMANWGIFKAKEALTKISREFDIEVIFFDGRGGPPARGGGKTHQFYASLGPTIEDKEIQLTIQGQTISSNFGTLNSSQFNLEQLISSGIKNEVFTKDQLNDKHREIIEDLADTSYKTYVNFKNHPQFLPYLEKMSTLKYYAKTNIGSRPSKRSNSDTLDFSALRAIPFVGSWSQLKQNVPGFFGVGTALKKYEEAGRFDEIIEFYNASDFFKTLLENSMMSLTKSFFGLTAYMADDSVFGEFWKLIFKEYETTKRLFLKLTGDQELMENFPIGKASIEMRENIVLPLLTIQQYALKQIQDLQKTDGNIKEIEVYEKMVMRSLFGNINASRNSA; encoded by the coding sequence ATGGCTAGATTACCAAAACTAACTAGATTTAATGATAATGTGTTGTCTAAATATCAAATTTACAACAGCATTTTTATGACACTTCCATTTGACACGATAAGCAATACCGGTGTCTTATTACCTCTTTTTCATGAAATATGTAAAAACGGTTTTGATAATGGAAATAATCCTACAGAAATTGTAGACCTGTTCTTTCAGAAATATCAAGAAAATCCTTCAGACCAAAATAAAAAAGATTTACTTTTTCTCTTTATACAATACATTGAACGTCAAGTTGTTTTATTTGATGCTATTGAAGACGCTGCTTTTCCTATTGTGAATAATATGGACGGTATTGGTACGCTTCGTAATTCTAAAGAAATTGCAATTTTAAATGAAAAAAAAGAAGAATTAAAAAAGCATTTAGAAGATTTTAAAGTACGTATCGTTTTAACAGCGCATCCAACTCAATTTTATCCAGGTTCTGTATTAGGTATTATTACAGATTTAGATAAAGCCATACAAAATGATGATTTATTACTCATCAAAAAATTATTAGCTCAGTTAGGAAAGACGCCTTTTTATAAGAAGGCAAAACCGACTCCTTATGACGAAGCGATAAGTTTAATTTGGTATCTAGAAAATGTATTTTATCATTCTATAAGTAAAATATACAACTATGTTCAACAACATATTTATGATGGAGAACCTTTAGAAAATGAAATTATTGACCTTGGCTTTTGGCCAGGTGGAGATAGAGATGGAAATCCGTTTGTAACAACAAAAATCACTTTAGATGTTGCAGAAAGATTGCGCCAATCAATTTTGAGAAGTTACTATGGAGATGTTAAACGTTTAAAAAGACGTTTTACTTTTGATGGTGTTCAAGAAATTTTAGCAAAAGTGGAAAAACGCTTGTACAAACACGTTGTTAGAAGTTACAAGAAAGTTAATTTTTCGCAAAAAATATTGTTATCAGAATTAGAAGCAGCAAGAGAAATTGTAAAAACAAAGCATAATTCTTTATTTATCGAAGAATTAAATGATTTTATTAATAAAGTAAGAATTTTTGGTTTCCATTTTGCAACCTTAGATATCCGACAAGATAGTAGAGTGCATCACAAAGCATTTACACAAATTGTAGATGATTTAGCTGCTGATGGAGACACAACCTTCCCTAAAAACTATCATCATTTATCTGAAGATGAACAGATTTTAATTTTATCATTGGTGAAAGGAAATATCGATCCTAAAATTTTATCTGATGAAATGTCTGTAAAAACTATTGAGTCTATTTATGCGCTAAAAACCATACAAGCAAGAAATGGTGAACGTGGTGCAAATAGGTACATTATTAGCAACAACCAATCAGCATTAAATGTCATGCAAACTTTTGCGATGTTAAATTTATGTGGCTTTGAAAACGAATTACCTGTAGATGTAATTCCGCTTTTTGAAACTGTAGATGATTTAGAAAACTCTAGTGATGTTATGCGTACCTTATATTCTAACCAAGCTTATAGATATCATTTGACGAAAAGAAAAAACAAACAAACTATAATGTTAGGTTTTTCTGACGGAACCAAAGATGGGGGGTATTTAATGGCAAATTGGGGAATTTTTAAGGCAAAAGAAGCACTTACTAAAATCTCTAGAGAATTTGATATTGAAGTAATTTTCTTTGACGGACGTGGAGGACCACCTGCAAGAGGTGGAGGAAAAACACATCAATTTTATGCTTCTTTAGGACCTACTATCGAAGACAAAGAAATTCAATTAACCATTCAAGGTCAAACAATTAGTTCTAATTTTGGAACCTTAAACTCATCTCAATTTAACTTAGAACAATTAATAAGTTCTGGTATAAAAAATGAAGTATTTACGAAAGATCAATTAAATGATAAACACCGAGAAATCATAGAAGATTTAGCGGATACTAGTTATAAAACGTATGTAAACTTTAAAAATCATCCACAATTTTTACCGTATTTAGAAAAAATGAGTACGTTAAAATATTATGCAAAAACTAATATTGGCAGCAGGCCCAGTAAACGTTCAAATTCTGACACTTTAGATTTCTCAGCATTAAGAGCGATTCCTTTTGTTGGAAGTTGGAGTCAATTAAAACAAAATGTACCTGGATTTTTTGGGGTTGGAACAGCATTAAAAAAATATGAAGAAGCAGGTCGATTTGATGAAATTATTGAATTCTATAATGCTTCAGATTTCTTTAAAACACTGTTAGAAAACAGTATGATGAGTTTAACAAAATCATTCTTTGGCTTAACTGCTTATATGGCCGATGATTCAGTTTTTGGTGAATTCTGGAAATTAATTTTTAAAGAATATGAGACTACCAAAAGGTTATTTTTAAAACTTACTGGAGATCAAGAATTAATGGAAAATTTTCCAATAGGTAAAGCGTCTATAGAAATGAGAGAAAACATTGTATTACCATTATTAACAATACAACAATATGCCTTAAAGCAAATTCAAGATTTACAAAAAACGGATGGAAACATCAAAGAAATAGAAGTTTATGAAAAAATGGTGATGCGCTCTTTATTTGGTAATATTAATGCAAGTAGAAACTCTGCTTAA
- a CDS encoding protein-disulfide reductase DsbD: protein MKKFITFFILLSSLFLKAQTANEPIKIETSIQKISETEYNLIFTATLFKGWYLYSQYNPDEASLPLEITILEGESGYKLVGKADEQDTFKKYSETWEKEEIVFKDKAIITQRIQLTNKDISEIRLNFFGQVCETACINVDENFSFSLTGNISKEEISIDEKSTNLTKKLKLNLKNTSLLKNSTDSDTESSNGLFSIFLLGFVGGLLALLTPCVFPMIPLTVSFFTKQSINNKKGVFNAILYGIFIVFIYILLSLPFHFLDNLDPEILNTISTNVWLNIFFFVVLVFFAFSFFGFYEITLPSSWGNKMDSASSIGGIIGIFFMALTLAIVSFSCTGPILGSLLASSLTSDGGATQLTAGMTGFGLALALPFALFALFPSWLNSLPKSGGWLNTTKVVLGFLELALAFKFLSNADLVAHWDLLKREVFIAIWIVIFVGLALYLFAKIKFPHDSPIKKLSFSRISFGILIISFIIYISPGVLKNPTWNLSLLSGFPPPQFYSIYEQESDCPLGLNCYKDFDEGMVAAKESNKPILLDFTGWACVNCRKMEENVWSEPDIYEILKDEYILISLYVDDNEKQLPKEQQFDYLKKNGKVKKIKTVGDKWSTFQVINFKNASQPYYVLLSPDLEILNNTQQYTDRDTYYNWLKEGLTTFYEK, encoded by the coding sequence ATGAAGAAATTCATCACCTTTTTTATCCTTTTATCCTCTTTATTTTTAAAAGCACAAACTGCAAACGAGCCAATAAAAATAGAAACGTCTATTCAAAAAATATCAGAAACCGAGTATAACCTTATTTTTACCGCAACACTTTTTAAAGGTTGGTATTTATATTCACAATACAATCCTGATGAAGCTTCTTTACCTTTAGAAATTACAATCCTTGAAGGTGAATCTGGTTATAAACTAGTTGGTAAAGCCGATGAACAAGACACTTTTAAAAAATATTCTGAAACATGGGAAAAAGAAGAAATTGTTTTTAAAGACAAGGCAATTATTACCCAAAGAATTCAACTTACCAATAAAGATATTTCAGAAATAAGACTAAATTTCTTTGGTCAAGTTTGTGAAACTGCTTGTATCAATGTCGATGAAAACTTTTCCTTTTCCTTAACCGGAAACATTTCAAAAGAAGAAATTTCAATTGACGAAAAAAGCACAAATCTTACAAAAAAATTAAAGCTTAATTTAAAGAACACATCACTTTTAAAGAATTCTACAGATTCAGATACAGAAAGTTCAAATGGTTTATTTAGTATCTTTTTATTAGGTTTTGTTGGCGGTTTGTTAGCATTGTTAACTCCTTGTGTTTTTCCCATGATTCCTTTAACAGTATCGTTTTTCACTAAACAATCAATAAACAATAAGAAAGGTGTTTTTAATGCGATATTGTACGGGATTTTTATTGTATTTATTTATATTTTATTAAGCCTTCCATTTCATTTTTTAGACAATTTAGATCCAGAAATACTTAACACAATTTCTACCAATGTTTGGTTAAATATTTTCTTTTTTGTGGTGTTAGTATTTTTTGCTTTTTCTTTCTTCGGGTTTTACGAAATTACACTACCAAGTTCTTGGGGAAATAAAATGGATTCTGCTTCTTCTATTGGCGGAATTATTGGAATTTTCTTTATGGCATTAACTTTGGCAATTGTTTCCTTTTCTTGTACAGGCCCTATTTTAGGTTCTTTATTGGCGAGCTCTTTAACTTCTGATGGAGGAGCAACACAGTTAACGGCTGGTATGACAGGATTTGGATTGGCATTAGCCTTACCTTTTGCTTTATTCGCACTATTCCCAAGTTGGTTAAATTCTTTACCAAAATCTGGTGGATGGTTGAATACCACAAAAGTGGTTTTAGGATTTTTAGAATTGGCTTTGGCATTTAAATTCTTATCCAATGCCGATTTAGTAGCACATTGGGATCTACTGAAGCGAGAAGTTTTTATAGCAATTTGGATTGTGATTTTTGTTGGATTAGCGCTCTATTTATTTGCTAAAATTAAATTTCCTCATGATTCCCCTATCAAGAAATTATCCTTCTCAAGAATATCTTTTGGCATTTTAATAATTTCGTTTATTATTTATATTTCTCCTGGTGTTTTAAAAAATCCTACTTGGAATTTAAGTTTGTTAAGCGGCTTTCCGCCTCCACAATTTTATAGTATTTACGAACAAGAGAGTGATTGCCCTTTAGGTTTAAACTGTTATAAAGATTTTGATGAAGGTATGGTTGCTGCTAAAGAAAGTAATAAACCAATTTTGTTAGACTTCACTGGTTGGGCCTGCGTAAACTGTAGAAAAATGGAAGAGAATGTATGGAGTGAACCAGATATTTATGAAATCTTAAAAGATGAATATATATTGATTTCGTTATATGTAGATGATAATGAAAAACAGTTGCCTAAAGAACAGCAATTCGATTATTTGAAGAAAAATGGAAAAGTTAAGAAGATAAAAACTGTTGGTGATAAATGGTCTACTTTTCAGGTAATTAATTTTAAGAATGCATCCCAACCTTATTATGTTCTATTAAGTCCTGATTTAGAAATATTAAATAACACTCAACAATATACGGATAGAGATACATATTATAATTGGCTAAAAGAAGGACTAACAACCTTTTATGAAAAATAA